GTTTCGGCGGCGCTTCTGGCTTCGATCTTGCAGGGGATGATCTACACCAACCTGACCGCGTCGGTGCCGCTGCAACGCCTGGCCAGCACTACCAACGAGTTCCTGATGCAGAAATCGCTGGGCGAAAAATATGCGACTGTCTTCATCGCTCACCTGTCGCGCCAGGGCGAGTTGGAGTTCGTCAACTGCGGGCACGTGCAGCCGGTGCTGGTGGCGGGAGGGAAGGTGGAGCGGATCAAGGAGTCGAACGTTCCCCTCGGCCTGCTGCCGGGCATGAGCTACGAGAGCGGCAAACGGAAGCTTGCTCCGGGCGACCGGTTGGTGCTATTCACCGACGGCGTCACCGAAGCCGAGAACGGCCAGGGAGAGTTCTTCGGTGACGAACGCCTGGAAGCAGCGGCGGCCCAGCCCGATCCCTTCGACGCCATCCTTTCCGAGGTGCGGAACTTCTGCGCCGGCGTCCCCCTCAACGACGACTGCACCGTCTTCGAACTTACCTTTCGCGGCTGAGCTGCCGGGACGGGCACCCCGCAACGTTTAGATGAATCGGAATTAGCGGATGGGAGATCCCAGCCCGCGCAGGACGGTGCGGATCTGGTCGACGTTCTGATGGTCGTCGATGGTGCGGGTAAGGAATTCCACGCCGTAGCTGTAGCCCTTGCGGTTGCGCACGATGGCACGGACCCGGATGGGGTCGCCGGAATACGGCGGCGTGAATTCGACCGCGATTTCCTCTGTCAGCGCCAACTCGATGCCGGCGAAGATCGCCATGCCGCCCTCATTCAGCTCGTTGCCGCGCCCTTGCACGATCGCCGTCTTGCCGCCTTTATGCGCCACGATACGCAGCGGCACTTCCAGCTTGTAACGCGGCCAGCGGCGGAGCGCTTCGTACATGCTCTCGTGCGGGATGACCTCGGTAGCCATGGATGGGCGAATCTTAGGACGCGCGCTCGCCGGAGGGAAGGTTACGGAAGGGGGCGTACGGAAATCGAGAGATTGAGTAATCGGGTAATCGGGTAATTGGGGAATTGAGTGATGTTGAGCAAACGGTCTTCAATTACGCAATGACCCGATTTCTCAATTACCCAATCTGATCCCAGAGTCCGCCGCCGGAGTCGGCGCGTCCTAGGCGGCACCGCCGCTGTCCCGCTCGAAGTCACGCACCCACTCCACGATGGAGCGCACCGCGATGCCGGTGGGACCCTGGGCGATCCACGGCTTGTTCTCTTCCATCCAGGCGGTACCGGCGATGTCGAGGTGGATCCACGGGGTGTCGTCCACGAACTCCTTGAGGAACATGGCGGCGCTGATGGCGCCTCCCCATCGTCCCCCGGTGTTCTTGATGTCGGCGATGCCGGAACGGATCAGCTCCTTGTACTCGTCGTCCACCGGCATCCGCCACATCTTCTCCCCGGAGCGCTGCAGGACTTGCTGGAAGCGCGACCACTGGGCGTCGTCGTTGGTGAAGACGCCGACATTCACATAACCCAGCGCCACCACGACTGCGCCGGTGAGGGTGGCGGCATCGATCAGGTGGGTGGCGCCCAGCTGGCGTGCGTAGTGCAGGCCGTCGGCCAGCACCAGGCGCCCCTCGGCGTCGGTGTTGATGATCTCGATGGACTTGCCCGACATGGCGATCTGCACGTCCCCGGGCTTCTGCGCCTTGCCGCTGGGCATGTTCTCCGTCGCCGTCACGATGCAGAGGACCCGGACTTTGGGCTTGAGCAGCGCGATGGCGCGCATGGCGCCGATCATGGCTGCGCCCCCGCCCATGTCGTACTTCATCTTCTCCATGCCGTCGGAGGGCTTGATGGAGATGCCTCCGGAATCGAAGGTGATCCCTTTGCCCACCAGTCCGAGGACCGGGCCGGCGGGTGCGCCTTCGGGTTCATGGCGGAGCACGATCAGCGCCGGCGGCTCGTCGGAGCCCTGGGCCACCGACCAGAACGCGCCCATCTTCAGTTCCTTGATCTTCTCCGCGCCATAGATCTCGCACTGCAAGCCGGTCTCCGCAGCCATCTGCCGGGCGCGCTCCGCGAGGACGGTCGGGGTCATGCGGTTCCCCGGCTCGTTCACCAGGTCGCGGGTGAAGTTCTGCGATTCTCCCAGGACGCGGCCGACTTCCAGCGCGCTCTCGAGCCCGGCCGACCTGGCAGCGGCGGGAGCGGCTAGGGTGAGCGCTTCGATCCGCTGGTCCTTGCGGTCGCTCTTGTAAACGTCAGGATCGAAATTGCCGACCAGCGCCCCTTCCACGGCGGCGCGGACGGCGCCGGGCGAGCCCTCGGGCAGCAGCAGGGCGAAGCTGCGGATGTTCTTCTGCTTCAGGAACCGGACCGCCGCTCCGGCCAGCTTGCGCAGTTCCTGGACAGTGAAACCCTTGCTCTTGCCCCCGCCGAGCAGCAGCAGGCGTTTTGCCTTGAGTCCCTGCGGGCGATAGAGCCACGACGTCTCGAAGGCCTTGCCGGTGAGTTCCCCGGAGGCGAGCAGTTCGGCGGCCGCGGCTTGCACCGCGGTGTCCGCCGGCAGAAGCGCGGGTACATTCTTGTCCTTCTCGCCGTTGTCCACGACCACGGCGACGAGGCACTCGGTTTCTAGTTGGGGGGTATCCGTATAAGAGAGCGAAAGGTTCATGGTCGTTCCTCGATTCACAGGTTCCCGGCTTTGCGCGAGCGCAGGATGGCGTCGCGGGCCTCGCGGTCAGCGGTGCGCCGGCGCTCGGTCTCGCGCTTGTCCCAGAGCTGCTTGCCCTTGGCCAGCGCCAGCTCCACCTTGATCTTTCCATTCTTGAAATACATGCGGGTGGGGACCAGAGTCAGGCCCTTTTGCTGGGTCTTGCCGAAGAGTTTCCGCAACTCCTCGCGATGGACCAGAAGCTTGCGCGTACGCTCCGGCGCGTGCCCGGCGTACCCGGCGTTCTCGTAGGCCCCGATGTGGGCGTTCAGCAGCCACAACTCGCCGTCCTTGATGATGCCGTAGGCGTCCTTCAGATTGGCCCGTCCGGCGCGGATGGACTTCACCTCCGAGCCGGTCAGCACGATGCCGGTCTCGAATCTTTCCAGCAGGAAGTAATTGTGGGCGGCGGCGCGATTCTGGGTGGCATCGCGTTCTCCCGAAGCGACCGGGTCCCGGCGCGGGTTCTTGGGCTTACTGGGAGTGACCGGATGGGAGTGGCGCGCCATGATGCAAAACGGAATGCTAACACGCGCTTCGCCAAGGCTGCCGGGCTGCCGCCCGATGCTATAATCGCGCGTTCTCTCGAAGCCTGGCCGAAGCCAGCCGGTCCGCCGACCGGCCCCCAGGGGTACTGCTGTTGGCAAATGAATCTCGCAAGGTCCCAAGGAGCTCGATGACCCGGCCGGTCCGGCCCCAAGCGCCCATAGCCAGGGCGCGTATTGTCCGCGGTTCCATCTCCGTGATCCTGTTGTTGGTGCTGGCGCTGTCGTCCGCCCTCGCCGAGTCTGCCAAGTCCCTCTACAACAAGGGCCGGGACGCCGAGGCGCGCCAGGACTACGAGGCTGCCTACGACTTCTACAGCCAGGCGTGGAAAGACAAGCCCAACGAGCTCAAGTACCGGGTGGCGGCGCAACGCACTCGCTTCCTGGCGTCGGCCTCCCTTGTGCATCGCGGGCAGGCGCTGAAGGACCAAGGCAAGCTGGATGAGGCGCTGCTGCTGTTCGAGAAGGCGACCGTCCTCGACCCCGCCAGCTTCATCGCCCAGCAGGAGATCAAGCGCACCAAGGCGCTCATCGAGAA
This sequence is a window from Terriglobales bacterium. Protein-coding genes within it:
- a CDS encoding PilZ domain-containing protein codes for the protein MATEVIPHESMYEALRRWPRYKLEVPLRIVAHKGGKTAIVQGRGNELNEGGMAIFAGIELALTEEIAVEFTPPYSGDPIRVRAIVRNRKGYSYGVEFLTRTIDDHQNVDQIRTVLRGLGSPIR
- a CDS encoding leucyl aminopeptidase, with amino-acid sequence MNLSLSYTDTPQLETECLVAVVVDNGEKDKNVPALLPADTAVQAAAAELLASGELTGKAFETSWLYRPQGLKAKRLLLLGGGKSKGFTVQELRKLAGAAVRFLKQKNIRSFALLLPEGSPGAVRAAVEGALVGNFDPDVYKSDRKDQRIEALTLAAPAAARSAGLESALEVGRVLGESQNFTRDLVNEPGNRMTPTVLAERARQMAAETGLQCEIYGAEKIKELKMGAFWSVAQGSDEPPALIVLRHEPEGAPAGPVLGLVGKGITFDSGGISIKPSDGMEKMKYDMGGGAAMIGAMRAIALLKPKVRVLCIVTATENMPSGKAQKPGDVQIAMSGKSIEIINTDAEGRLVLADGLHYARQLGATHLIDAATLTGAVVVALGYVNVGVFTNDDAQWSRFQQVLQRSGEKMWRMPVDDEYKELIRSGIADIKNTGGRWGGAISAAMFLKEFVDDTPWIHLDIAGTAWMEENKPWIAQGPTGIAVRSIVEWVRDFERDSGGAA
- the smpB gene encoding SsrA-binding protein SmpB; translated protein: MARHSHPVTPSKPKNPRRDPVASGERDATQNRAAAHNYFLLERFETGIVLTGSEVKSIRAGRANLKDAYGIIKDGELWLLNAHIGAYENAGYAGHAPERTRKLLVHREELRKLFGKTQQKGLTLVPTRMYFKNGKIKVELALAKGKQLWDKRETERRRTADREARDAILRSRKAGNL